The Pseudomonas nunensis genome includes the window GAAACCGAGTACGTATCATTTTCCACGCCGATTTCAGAAATCCGCCTGATTGCTCCACACACACTGATCTACACCGGCATGCGCTGGCATGTACGCGCTTACTGCGAGAAGAATGGCGAGTACCGTGACTTCGTACTCAGCCGCTTGCGGGGTGAGCCGGACGTATTAGACACCTCGGCATTTAGCCGCGAGGCAGATACCGGCTGGAACACCCTGGTTGATGTAATCATCGAACCTGACCAACGCCTGACACCTGAACAAAAGAACATCATTGAGATCGACTACGGTATGCAAAACGGCCAACTCATACTCCCTAGCCGCGGCGCTCTCGTGCAATACGTACTGCAACGTTTTCAAATTGACGCGAACAAAGTGGAATCCAGGGCGAGCGCACAGCAAATCGTGGTAACCAATCTCAACGCGCTACAGCCCTGGCTGTATCACTGAGGACAGCAGAATACGTGTGAGCGGCGACTGCGCCCGCGTAATTTGCTTCAAATTCCGCTGGCAGCCATAGGCTGAAATAGCAGACACCGGCATAAATATGGGAATGCCAAGCAGCGCTGCCCCCCAAGCAGGACAAATACGATGATGGCGAGTACCAGATATACGTTGCCTGCCGAAGACTGGCGACTGCCTACGGCTCACTACCCACCTATCCTCATTTAGATTGGGGGACGCGCAGAGAAATGTTCGTGTTTCAGGATGATAGATGCCTAATAGATCTCTGTCAGAGAGTGACGGGAATCGACCCCCTACAGAAACTGGCGGACCGAAACGGCTAAATTACAGAAGGGTGCTAACGGAATTCTTAACACTAAAGACCCTGCAAAATTCGCCAGTCACATGCATTCTTGCCGGGGCAAAGTATCTCGCGCGCTTACAACTAGGCAACATCACGATTTATGGCCGAAAAATCTGTGGGGGTAAATGTGGGGGTATTTTTCAGACATGAAAAAGCCCAACCTTTTCAGATTGGGCTAAGTCATTGAAAAATATGGTCGGGACGGAGTGATTCGAACACTCGACCCCTAGCACCCCATGCTAGTGCGCTACCGGACTGCGCTACGCCCCGACTAGGCGTCAAACCTGTTCCTCAGCTCGAGGAACGCTCAAGAATATATCGCAAGCTTTTGAAAACTGGAAGTATTCAAACGCAGGAATTTATTTCTTGAGGACAACCAATACGTCTTCCAATTCAGCAATCATCTGCCGAATCATCTGTTTGTATTGGGTGGTGTCGTCTTTGGCTTCATCGCCGGACAAACGCAAGCGTGCGCCGCCGATGGTGAACCCTTGATCGTAAAGGAGCGCGCGGATCTGCCGGATCATCAGCACGTCTTGTCGCTGATAATACCGGCGGTTTCCGCGGCGTTTGACGGGGTTGAGTTGA containing:
- a CDS encoding WYL domain-containing protein; the encoded protein is MKRKQSIEQVRWDLALRYRLIETITWWEGRLTTGHLMQSFGISRQQASKDINSYINEYAPKNLTYSKSLKGYVPSKAFKPLFIDDSASAYLHLLNQNHERAPHIDGLALAYAHTEVLHVPDRTIRPEVLRPLLKACREGLRLETEYVSFSTPISEIRLIAPHTLIYTGMRWHVRAYCEKNGEYRDFVLSRLRGEPDVLDTSAFSREADTGWNTLVDVIIEPDQRLTPEQKNIIEIDYGMQNGQLILPSRGALVQYVLQRFQIDANKVESRASAQQIVVTNLNALQPWLYH
- a CDS encoding MerR family transcriptional regulator is translated as MLEPSHNDELPVIPGKRYFTIGEVSELCAVKPHVLRYWEQEFPQLNPVKRRGNRRYYQRQDVLMIRQIRALLYDQGFTIGGARLRLSGDEAKDDTTQYKQMIRQMIAELEDVLVVLKK